A single region of the Sulfitobacter geojensis genome encodes:
- the ccoS gene encoding cbb3-type cytochrome oxidase assembly protein CcoS yields MNILAILIPVSLTLGGLGLLAFLWSLRSDQYDDLDGAAWRILLDDETPPVDVDQRPETDHPSGS; encoded by the coding sequence ATGAACATTCTCGCGATCCTCATTCCGGTGTCGCTGACCCTTGGCGGGTTGGGGTTGCTTGCCTTCTTATGGAGCCTGCGTTCGGATCAATATGACGATCTGGACGGGGCTGCATGGCGCATTCTTTTGGACGACGAAACACCACCAGTTGATGTCGATCAAAGACCGGAAACCGATCATCCCTCAGGATCGTGA
- a CDS encoding heavy metal translocating P-type ATPase gives MSLAENPGFAACPGCVALPAARGATSSDRAGETLHLSLPAIHCAGCIATVERGLLARDDVYAARVNLNRKQVEITHSPLTPPEALIELLTDLGIEARLLDRDALGDTRDVQGRALLLRIAIAGFAMMNVMLMSVAIWSGAGDATRTLFHWLSAAISLPAVLFAAQPFFRNAWTALRVGRLNMDVPISLALILASGMSLFETAAGGHEAYFDAALSLTFFLLCGRYLDHRCRSTARSAARELAALEVPRVIRETPQGRETVKLSEAQIGDHIVVLAGARAPVDGTVIDGQSTLDRAILTGESLPVAATPGSAVNAGELNLSGPLVLRATAVGADTSLRRMVTMIDAAESARNRYTALADRAAQVYAPVVHLLSFAAFAGWFFATGDARFSLNIAIATLIITCPCALGLAVPAVSTAAAGKLFRAGLLVKNGTALERIAETDVVVFDKTGTLTEGQLEVAALETLDDTAKSVALALAQNSTHPVAQALAIGLDKAAITPAPLTDIVEIAGNGLRANFGGQEVLLGSATFTQATPTQAPGAWLCIAQSAPVHLTLTASLRDGAVEVVETLQAKGTDIHLISGDTPAATQAVANALGITRFQGEQSPADKVAYLDALAAQGRKVLMVGDGLNDTGALASAYASVAPAAAADAARAASDVVLLGRSLSPLPDLIHTSRSAKRRILENFAIAAGYNAIVIPLAVAGFVTPLLAAIAMSSSSITVLLNAMRVTRGAKS, from the coding sequence ATGAGCCTTGCCGAAAACCCCGGTTTTGCGGCTTGTCCGGGGTGTGTGGCCCTGCCTGCCGCGCGCGGAGCGACCAGTTCCGATCGTGCGGGCGAAACACTGCACCTGTCCTTGCCCGCGATTCATTGCGCTGGATGTATCGCCACGGTCGAGCGCGGGCTGCTTGCGCGCGATGATGTTTACGCTGCCCGTGTGAATCTTAACCGCAAGCAAGTGGAAATCACCCATTCCCCGCTGACGCCACCGGAAGCGCTGATTGAGCTGCTGACCGATCTGGGGATCGAGGCGCGGCTGCTGGATCGTGACGCCTTGGGCGATACGCGCGATGTTCAGGGGCGTGCCTTGTTGTTGCGCATCGCGATTGCCGGTTTCGCGATGATGAACGTGATGTTGATGTCTGTGGCGATCTGGTCCGGCGCGGGCGACGCGACGCGTACCTTGTTCCACTGGCTGTCCGCGGCGATCTCCCTGCCCGCCGTTCTTTTCGCGGCGCAACCGTTTTTCCGCAACGCGTGGACGGCCCTGCGGGTCGGACGGTTGAACATGGATGTGCCGATTTCACTGGCCTTGATCCTTGCCTCCGGCATGTCACTCTTTGAAACAGCCGCCGGTGGGCATGAGGCCTATTTCGACGCGGCCTTGTCGCTGACTTTCTTCCTGCTGTGCGGCCGTTATCTGGATCACCGATGCCGCAGCACCGCGCGTTCTGCAGCCCGCGAACTGGCCGCCTTGGAAGTCCCGCGGGTGATACGCGAAACGCCGCAAGGCCGCGAGACTGTGAAATTGAGCGAGGCGCAGATCGGCGATCACATCGTCGTCCTGGCCGGTGCCCGCGCGCCCGTTGACGGTACGGTGATCGACGGGCAAAGCACGCTGGACCGCGCAATCCTGACCGGTGAAAGCCTGCCGGTCGCTGCCACACCCGGCAGTGCGGTCAACGCCGGTGAGTTAAACCTGAGCGGCCCATTGGTTCTGCGGGCCACTGCGGTAGGTGCTGACACCAGTCTGCGCCGTATGGTCACCATGATCGACGCCGCTGAATCCGCGCGCAACCGCTACACCGCGCTGGCAGATCGTGCCGCGCAGGTCTATGCGCCTGTTGTGCATCTGTTGTCTTTCGCCGCTTTTGCCGGATGGTTCTTTGCCACAGGTGATGCACGGTTTTCGCTGAACATCGCCATTGCAACACTGATCATCACCTGCCCCTGCGCTTTGGGTCTGGCTGTACCGGCGGTATCGACCGCGGCGGCGGGCAAGCTGTTTCGCGCAGGATTGCTGGTGAAAAACGGTACTGCTCTTGAACGTATTGCCGAAACCGACGTGGTGGTCTTTGATAAAACCGGCACGCTGACCGAAGGCCAGCTTGAGGTCGCCGCGCTGGAAACGCTGGATGACACGGCAAAATCTGTGGCGCTTGCCCTTGCGCAAAACTCGACCCATCCGGTCGCACAGGCGCTCGCCATCGGGTTGGACAAAGCCGCCATAACACCCGCCCCGCTCACCGACATTGTTGAAATTGCGGGCAATGGGTTACGCGCAAACTTTGGAGGTCAGGAGGTTCTGCTGGGCTCCGCGACATTCACACAAGCAACGCCGACCCAAGCCCCCGGCGCATGGCTGTGTATTGCGCAATCTGCGCCCGTCCACCTGACCCTTACCGCCAGCCTACGGGACGGCGCGGTGGAGGTGGTTGAAACGCTGCAAGCGAAAGGCACTGACATTCACCTGATTTCGGGCGACACCCCTGCTGCGACCCAAGCCGTCGCAAACGCCTTAGGGATCACACGATTTCAGGGCGAACAAAGCCCGGCAGACAAGGTCGCTTACCTTGATGCGCTGGCCGCGCAGGGGCGCAAGGTCCTGATGGTCGGCGACGGGTTGAACGACACCGGTGCCTTGGCCAGTGCCTACGCCTCTGTCGCACCTGCGGCAGCGGCAGATGCGGCGCGCGCGGCGTCTGATGTGGTGCTGCTGGGGCGCAGCCTGTCGCCCCTGCCCGATCTGATCCACACATCGCGCAGCGCCAAACGCCGGATCCTCGAAAACTTCGCCATTGCTGCGGGATATAACGCGATCGTCATTCCGCTGGCAGTTGCCGGATTTGTGACACCTTTGCTGGCCGCGATTGCGATGTCGAGTTCGTCCATCACCGTCTTGTTGAACGCGATGCGGGTTACGCGTGGAGCTAAATCATGA
- a CDS encoding FixH family protein, whose protein sequence is MQRTLTGWHVFAIFVGCFSVIITVNLTLAFQAVNTFPGLVTKNSYIASQSFDADRAAQDGLGWTLDTGLRDGALTLAITDRAGVAVHPKVIKATLGRATHVAEDMVPQFTWNGTALTAPAPVQEGYWTLWLELEAADGTPFRRRIPLHVDEPAS, encoded by the coding sequence ATGCAACGTACCCTCACCGGCTGGCATGTCTTCGCAATATTCGTTGGCTGTTTCAGCGTGATCATCACCGTCAATCTGACGCTTGCCTTTCAGGCCGTGAATACCTTTCCCGGCTTGGTCACCAAAAACTCCTATATCGCGAGCCAGAGCTTTGACGCGGATCGCGCCGCACAGGACGGGCTGGGCTGGACGCTGGACACCGGCCTGCGGGACGGGGCGCTGACCTTGGCCATCACGGATCGCGCCGGCGTTGCTGTGCACCCCAAAGTGATCAAGGCCACGCTGGGCCGTGCCACACATGTTGCCGAAGATATGGTGCCGCAATTCACATGGAACGGAACCGCCCTGACCGCTCCTGCCCCCGTGCAAGAGGGGTATTGGACACTCTGGCTTGAGCTGGAGGCCGCTGACGGCACCCCGTTCCGCCGCCGCATTCCGTTGCACGTAGATGAGCCCGCGTCATGA